CTCTCCTGGCCACACTCAACGACCCGGCCTCCGGCGTCCCGCCGGTAACGTGCCTCGTGTGCGACGTCGTCATGTCGTTCGCCTACGATGCCGCCAAGGAGATCGGCCTGTCCTGCGCCGGGCTGTGGACGGCCAGCGCCTGCGGCTTCATGGCCTACAACTACTACAAGAACCTGGTCGAGCAGGGGCTCGTGCCGCTCAAGGACGAGGCGCAGCTCACGGACGGGTACCTCGACACGGTCGTCGACGGCGTGCCCGGCGTGTGCGACGGCATCCAGCTGCGCGATTTCCCCGACTTCATCCGCACCACGGACCCCAACGCCATCATGCTCAACTTCCTCATCCGCGAGACCTCGCGGGCGGCGTCGCTGCCGGACGCcgtcgtcgtcaactccttcgacGACCTAGAGGGTCGGGAGCTCGACGCCATGCGAGCCATCCTCCCGCCCGTCTGCGTCGTTGGCCCGCTCCTCCTCCAAGTCCGCCGGGTCATTCCCAAGGGCTCCCCTCTCGACGTGACCGTGCAGTCCAACCTGTGGAAGGAGCAGGACGGCCTGCTCGAGTGGCTCGACCGCCGCCCGCCCCGCTCGGTGGTGTACGTCAACTACGGCAGCATCACGGTGATGAGCAACGAGCAGATGCTGGAGTTCGCGTGGGGGCTGGCCAACAGCGGCTACCCCTTCCTGTGGAACGTGCGCCCCGACCTCGTCAAGGGCGACGCGGCCGTGCTGCCGCCGGAGTTCTCCGCCGCCATCGAGGGCCGCGGCCTCCTGACCACGTGGTGCCCGCAGGAGAAAGTGATCGTGCACGACGCCGTCGGCGTGTTCCTGACGCACTCCGGGTGGAACTCCACGCTGGAGAGCCTCTGCGCCGGCGTGCCAATGCTGAGCTGGCCCTTCTTCGCGGAGCAGCAGACCAACTGCAGGTACAAGCGCACGGAGTGGGGCGTCGGGATGGAGAT
This region of Lolium perenne isolate Kyuss_39 chromosome 2, Kyuss_2.0, whole genome shotgun sequence genomic DNA includes:
- the LOC127334221 gene encoding 7-deoxyloganetin glucosyltransferase-like, with protein sequence MGSTTEQKPHAVCVPFPAQGHITPMLKVAKLLHVRGFHVTFVLTEYNYGRLLKSRGAAAFHGCPGFDFTKIPDGLPPPDADATQDIPALCHSTMTTCLPHLTALLATLNDPASGVPPVTCLVCDVVMSFAYDAAKEIGLSCAGLWTASACGFMAYNYYKNLVEQGLVPLKDEAQLTDGYLDTVVDGVPGVCDGIQLRDFPDFIRTTDPNAIMLNFLIRETSRAASLPDAVVVNSFDDLEGRELDAMRAILPPVCVVGPLLLQVRRVIPKGSPLDVTVQSNLWKEQDGLLEWLDRRPPRSVVYVNYGSITVMSNEQMLEFAWGLANSGYPFLWNVRPDLVKGDAAVLPPEFSAAIEGRGLLTTWCPQEKVIVHDAVGVFLTHSGWNSTLESLCAGVPMLSWPFFAEQQTNCRYKRTEWGVGMEIGGEVRRADVAEKIQDAMEGDKGEEMRRRAAEWKDKAARATLPGGAAEVNLDRLIHILQGKTGPAVNPSASAN